A single region of the Biomaibacter acetigenes genome encodes:
- a CDS encoding ABC transporter substrate-binding protein gives MKKISLIVIGVLVISAFLAGCGGGNKEAESIKVGYLVHVTGDSALWGISEKNGAIIAQEEINEAGGVLGKKLDIMFYDGRGNSADSVNAVKKAVQQDKVVAMLGSNLSGPTIAVGPICASAKVPQVASFATNPRVTQDDNGNLKPWSFRLCFTDPYQGKLIADYAYDKLGKKNAAVLYDVTNDYSSGLTDFFVKRFEEKGGKVVSKLSFRTGDVDFRAQLSEIKQKNADILVLPNGYKEIALIAKQAKDLGMRDIVKISGDSGYSISLFEMAGEELDGNYYVIQHFAWDDPDVAPIKDKYEKKFNESPEVNAAMGYDMVYFIADAIKRAGKADGEAIRNAIEESKDVKLKHASITIDPKTHDPKNKAGIILKFEGNKAVFVDKFAPQD, from the coding sequence ATGAAAAAAATAAGCCTGATAGTTATTGGCGTTTTGGTTATATCAGCCTTTTTAGCCGGCTGCGGCGGAGGCAACAAAGAAGCCGAGAGCATAAAAGTTGGATATCTAGTCCACGTTACGGGGGACAGCGCCCTGTGGGGAATTTCCGAGAAGAACGGTGCCATTATAGCACAGGAAGAAATAAATGAAGCCGGCGGGGTTCTGGGCAAGAAACTTGATATAATGTTTTATGACGGCAGAGGAAACAGTGCCGATTCGGTCAATGCCGTTAAAAAAGCCGTTCAGCAGGACAAAGTTGTGGCCATGCTTGGCAGCAATCTGAGCGGTCCAACTATCGCAGTAGGCCCCATATGTGCTTCTGCTAAAGTACCTCAGGTGGCATCCTTTGCTACAAATCCCCGTGTCACCCAAGATGACAACGGAAATCTAAAGCCCTGGTCCTTCAGACTATGCTTCACGGACCCCTATCAGGGCAAGCTTATTGCCGATTACGCTTACGACAAATTGGGCAAGAAAAACGCTGCCGTTCTATATGACGTAACCAATGACTATTCCAGCGGTTTGACGGATTTCTTTGTCAAGAGGTTCGAAGAAAAGGGCGGAAAAGTAGTTTCAAAACTCAGCTTCAGAACCGGCGATGTCGATTTCAGGGCGCAGCTTTCGGAAATAAAGCAGAAAAATGCGGATATCCTGGTTCTGCCCAATGGTTATAAAGAAATTGCACTGATCGCAAAACAGGCTAAAGACCTTGGTATGAGAGATATCGTCAAGATCTCCGGTGACTCCGGGTATTCCATCAGTCTCTTTGAGATGGCCGGTGAGGAACTCGATGGCAATTACTATGTAATCCAGCACTTTGCCTGGGACGACCCTGACGTAGCACCAATTAAAGATAAATATGAAAAGAAGTTTAATGAATCCCCGGAAGTTAATGCAGCTATGGGCTATGACATGGTATACTTTATTGCCGATGCAATAAAGAGAGCAGGGAAAGCCGATGGAGAAGCGATACGAAATGCTATAGAAGAGAGCAAAGACGTGAAATTGAAACATGCCAGTATTACTATTGACCCCAAGACCCACGATCCAAAGAACAAGGCCGGAATCATCTTGAAATTCGAAGGGAATAAAGCGGTATTTGTCGATAAATTTGCACCCCAGGATTAA
- a CDS encoding helix-turn-helix domain-containing protein, producing the protein MDLIRIGDKLISMEKIIESIEEMLKLRQQGLSQAEVAKKFDTDRTFISRLENLGEVRKGKTIALVGFPIKNIDEIRDMAVQEGVDYVLLMTDKERWDFVYEKTGIELLNEVMGLIYKVRQYDVVIIIGSDQRLRLFKALLDKEVVSISIGKSPITQDKYIDPDSLREVIRKLKKGDD; encoded by the coding sequence ATGGACCTCATAAGGATAGGCGACAAGCTTATAAGCATGGAGAAAATTATCGAAAGCATTGAGGAAATGCTGAAATTGAGGCAGCAGGGCCTTTCCCAGGCAGAAGTGGCAAAGAAATTCGACACCGACAGGACCTTCATATCGAGGCTGGAAAACCTGGGAGAAGTCCGTAAAGGTAAAACCATCGCCCTTGTGGGATTTCCGATTAAAAATATTGACGAAATAAGAGATATGGCCGTTCAGGAAGGCGTGGATTATGTACTCCTTATGACCGACAAGGAGCGCTGGGATTTTGTTTATGAAAAGACCGGTATAGAGCTCTTGAACGAGGTCATGGGTCTTATATACAAGGTGAGGCAATATGATGTTGTAATAATCATCGGCTCCGACCAGAGGTTACGCCTTTTCAAAGCCCTGCTGGACAAGGAAGTTGTTTCTATAAGCATAGGTAAATCTCCCATAACCCAGGATAAATATATTGATCCGGACAGCTTGAGGGAAGTCATAAGAAAATTAAAAAAGGGTGATGATTGA
- a CDS encoding aspartate/glutamate racemase family protein translates to MRILFIRPIITERPDFLEEEILKQFAAPDTIIKAKHLEWGVDSIESEYDLVFSAPFVVKLAEEAEKEGYDGIVSYCFVNPGVDAAREAVSIPILGSGEAAVNLALNLGRRIGIITILPNLLPLIRKQNQTYINMGRIMAIDSVNIPVLGLTDNDRLIDILFEKASQMIYKDEVDVIVLGCTGFGGIAKGLSQKLIMNNLNVPVIDPAGASVKVMEAIIGCNVRHSKKTFMPPIDKIRKLPI, encoded by the coding sequence ATGAGGATACTTTTTATTCGGCCCATAATAACCGAACGGCCCGACTTTTTGGAAGAGGAAATATTAAAACAATTTGCTGCCCCTGATACCATTATAAAAGCAAAACATCTTGAGTGGGGCGTGGATTCTATTGAAAGCGAGTATGATCTCGTTTTCAGCGCTCCTTTTGTTGTAAAACTCGCGGAAGAGGCGGAAAAGGAGGGATATGACGGTATAGTAAGTTACTGTTTCGTAAATCCGGGAGTTGATGCTGCTAGAGAAGCGGTGAGCATTCCTATTCTTGGTTCGGGAGAAGCAGCGGTAAACCTGGCTTTGAATTTGGGTAGAAGGATAGGAATAATCACCATACTTCCTAATCTGCTGCCTCTCATAAGAAAACAGAATCAGACCTATATCAACATGGGCCGGATCATGGCCATTGACAGCGTCAATATACCGGTGCTCGGCCTAACGGACAATGACAGGCTCATCGATATTTTATTTGAAAAAGCAAGCCAGATGATATATAAAGACGAAGTGGATGTAATCGTCCTTGGGTGCACAGGGTTTGGGGGCATCGCCAAAGGACTTAGTCAGAAGCTCATCATGAATAATCTCAACGTTCCGGTGATAGATCCTGCTGGGGCTTCGGTAAAAGTTATGGAAGCTATCATCGGCTGCAATGTTAGGCACAGCAAAAAGACCTTCATGCCGCCGATCGACAAAATAAGAAAGCTACCTATTTAA
- a CDS encoding branched-chain amino acid ABC transporter permease, which yields MIRISQQLINGLSIGSIYALIAIGYSLIYSILMFSNFAHSSFLLMGAYTGFYILILLSSSFPLSLLIAMLGSGILAVLIEKIAYKPIRDRGNPTLYFIIASMGISIFFENFIICTIGPRFRSYPRIMQTTFVELGKLNISVMDIYAAVVAIAFLLMLSYLIEKTKVGIAIRAASFDLEVVGLMGVNTNMLISIVFLIAGILAGLAGEFLGVKYTVYPQLGYITNKAYIAAVFGGLGNLKGAVLGSILLGLLEALITGFLSSAMRDIFVFCLLILVLLIKPSGLMGIQKQDKV from the coding sequence CTGATACGAATAAGTCAACAATTGATCAACGGCTTATCCATAGGCTCCATATACGCACTCATAGCCATAGGGTATTCGCTTATCTACAGCATTCTGATGTTTTCTAACTTTGCGCACAGCAGTTTTCTGCTGATGGGGGCCTATACGGGATTTTATATATTGATTCTCTTGTCCTCTTCCTTCCCTTTGAGCCTGCTTATAGCAATGCTAGGGAGCGGTATTTTGGCAGTATTGATTGAAAAAATCGCTTACAAGCCGATCCGGGATCGGGGTAATCCGACCCTTTACTTTATAATTGCCTCAATGGGCATATCCATATTTTTTGAAAACTTCATAATCTGCACCATCGGCCCCAGATTCAGGTCATATCCGAGAATAATGCAAACGACCTTTGTTGAGCTGGGAAAGCTGAACATAAGCGTCATGGACATTTATGCGGCGGTGGTGGCAATAGCATTTTTACTGATGTTAAGTTACTTAATTGAAAAGACGAAAGTGGGGATTGCCATAAGGGCAGCGTCTTTTGACCTTGAAGTTGTAGGTTTGATGGGTGTAAATACCAACATGTTAATCAGTATAGTATTTCTGATCGCCGGCATCCTTGCGGGGTTGGCGGGAGAGTTTTTAGGTGTCAAATATACGGTATATCCTCAGCTGGGTTATATTACGAATAAAGCCTATATTGCAGCTGTATTCGGAGGTCTTGGCAATCTCAAGGGTGCTGTGCTGGGTTCCATACTTCTCGGCCTGTTAGAAGCTTTGATCACCGGGTTTTTATCATCGGCAATGAGGGATATTTTTGTGTTCTGTTTATTAATTCTTGTACTTTTGATTAAACCTAGCGGTTTAATGGGTATACAAAAACAAGATAAGGTTTAA
- a CDS encoding diaminopimelate dehydrogenase, with amino-acid sequence MQKARIAVVGFGNVGSAAVAAIKESPDMEVAGIILRNPAKVPGVQKEVGDIPVVTDVKELGKVDVAVLGVASRAVPELAPKYLAMGINTVDSFDIHGEAVIKLRADLDKIARVHDAVAVISAGWDPGTDSMIRTVMEAIAPKGITYTNFGPGMSMGHTVAVKAIEGVEDAVSMTIPEGTGLHKRMVYVKIKEDYEFEKVAEAIKKDPYFLHDETYVYRVDDVESLIDVGHGVHMERKGVSGNTHNQRMEFIMSVTNPAATAQVMVSAARASLKQKPGCYTLPEIPPIDFIYGDKNILLFRLV; translated from the coding sequence TTGCAAAAAGCAAGGATTGCCGTAGTTGGTTTTGGAAATGTAGGTAGTGCTGCGGTGGCTGCCATTAAGGAAAGCCCCGACATGGAAGTGGCGGGGATTATACTCCGCAATCCGGCAAAAGTTCCCGGTGTGCAAAAAGAAGTGGGTGATATACCTGTTGTTACGGATGTGAAGGAACTTGGAAAAGTGGATGTGGCCGTTCTGGGTGTAGCAAGTCGGGCAGTCCCCGAATTGGCTCCGAAATACTTGGCAATGGGTATAAACACGGTGGACAGTTTTGACATCCATGGGGAAGCCGTAATAAAACTAAGGGCGGATCTTGACAAAATCGCCAGGGTTCACGATGCTGTGGCCGTGATTTCGGCGGGATGGGACCCAGGTACCGATTCGATGATAAGGACGGTAATGGAGGCAATAGCACCCAAAGGGATAACCTATACCAACTTCGGGCCCGGCATGAGCATGGGACATACCGTTGCCGTTAAGGCCATAGAAGGGGTGGAGGACGCCGTCTCCATGACTATCCCCGAAGGAACAGGCCTTCACAAGCGTATGGTGTACGTTAAAATAAAGGAAGACTATGAATTTGAAAAAGTGGCCGAGGCAATAAAAAAAGATCCATATTTTTTGCACGATGAAACCTACGTCTATAGAGTGGACGACGTGGAAAGCCTTATAGATGTGGGCCACGGGGTGCACATGGAAAGAAAAGGCGTCTCAGGCAATACCCACAACCAGAGGATGGAGTTTATAATGTCGGTGACCAACCCGGCAGCTACTGCACAAGTTATGGTTTCAGCCGCTAGGGCCAGCCTCAAACAAAAACCGGGCTGCTACACTTTGCCGGAGATACCGCCAATTGATTTTATTTACGGAGACAAGAATATTTTGCTTTTTCGGCTGGTGTAG
- a CDS encoding aspartate/glutamate racemase family protein — protein sequence MKKIMLVTPVSVTEFDRLAENRVREIGIPDNIKVECCSLKMGPASIETIYDESFATVALIRYIEEMTEENGRIPFDAIVINCFADPGVDALRELLDIPVVGVGESAISLASLIAPRFSIVSIQKNSVPHAHKRLSTMGISSRVASVYGIELPILDLGKSKDVVINMISEAGEKAITRDAADALVLGCTGMADLAGIVSKRLNVPVIEPTSAGIWAAISMVSIGITHGRNWMYTPVDVTKLKWEG from the coding sequence ATGAAAAAGATAATGCTGGTAACGCCCGTTTCAGTGACGGAATTTGACAGGCTTGCCGAAAACAGGGTGAGGGAAATCGGAATCCCCGATAATATAAAAGTGGAATGCTGTTCGCTGAAAATGGGTCCCGCTTCCATTGAAACGATATATGATGAAAGCTTTGCAACGGTGGCATTGATTCGATATATTGAAGAAATGACGGAGGAAAACGGCAGAATACCTTTTGATGCTATAGTTATAAACTGCTTTGCGGATCCGGGTGTAGATGCCCTCAGAGAACTGCTAGATATCCCGGTGGTCGGTGTGGGCGAAAGCGCCATTAGTCTTGCATCTCTTATTGCCCCCCGGTTCAGCATAGTATCCATACAGAAAAACTCCGTCCCCCATGCCCATAAGAGGCTCTCGACAATGGGTATATCATCAAGGGTGGCCAGCGTCTACGGCATTGAACTACCGATACTGGACCTCGGCAAATCAAAAGATGTTGTAATAAATATGATAAGCGAAGCCGGAGAGAAGGCGATTACCCGGGATGCAGCCGATGCGCTTGTGTTGGGCTGCACGGGGATGGCCGATTTGGCAGGTATAGTAAGCAAAAGGTTAAATGTACCGGTAATTGAGCCTACGAGTGCTGGGATATGGGCTGCTATTTCGATGGTTTCTATAGGGATAACCCACGGAAGAAATTGGATGTATACACCGGTAGATGTCACAAAATTGAAATGGGAGGGCTAA
- a CDS encoding ABC transporter ATP-binding protein gives MILKITDLNVFHGPIHAIKKVNLHVKEGEIVAIIGANGAGKTTLLNTIAGLKKKTDGEILYQGEPLPEKSHEVLKKGIALCPEGRRVFGNLTVYENLIMGGYLMKYKKDFEKEVEAVYHLFPRLHERRNQIASTLSGGEQQMLAIGRALMSKPRLFLLDEPSLGLAPLLVQEIFNKFIEINQMGVSILIVEQNAKHALMLSSRAYVLQTGNVIKEGPSKNLLNDPQIQEAYLGKRLKDRQNQ, from the coding sequence ATGATACTGAAAATAACTGATCTGAATGTGTTTCACGGCCCTATACATGCCATAAAAAAGGTGAACCTGCACGTAAAAGAAGGCGAAATTGTTGCGATCATCGGAGCCAACGGAGCGGGCAAGACAACACTTCTCAATACCATCGCCGGCTTGAAAAAGAAAACCGACGGTGAAATACTCTATCAGGGGGAGCCGCTTCCGGAAAAATCCCATGAAGTATTAAAAAAAGGCATAGCCCTTTGCCCGGAAGGCAGAAGGGTTTTTGGCAACCTTACGGTATACGAGAATTTGATAATGGGCGGCTATTTGATGAAATACAAGAAGGATTTCGAAAAAGAGGTAGAGGCTGTTTACCACCTCTTTCCACGGCTTCATGAAAGAAGAAACCAGATCGCCTCGACTCTTTCGGGAGGCGAGCAACAGATGCTTGCAATTGGAAGGGCGCTTATGTCAAAACCCAGGCTGTTCTTGCTCGACGAGCCTTCTTTGGGCCTAGCGCCGCTGCTGGTGCAGGAAATTTTCAATAAGTTTATCGAAATAAACCAAATGGGCGTAAGCATTTTGATCGTTGAGCAGAACGCCAAACATGCGCTGATGCTTTCGAGCAGGGCATATGTCCTTCAGACGGGCAATGTCATCAAAGAGGGGCCAAGTAAAAATCTTTTGAACGACCCCCAGATTCAGGAAGCCTATCTTGGAAAACGGCTGAAAGACAGGCAGAATCAGTAG
- a CDS encoding branched-chain amino acid ABC transporter permease: protein MQYLEGIIILICINLMVVVGLSLLTGFTGLFSFGHAAYMAIGAYTSALITTKLGVPFFVGIIAGAIVAGLAGWLIGTATLKLVGDYFAIASLGFGETIRLLLDNGGKVTGGARGFGGIPYQTTLLIAVTVAFLAVVVMRNIILSRYGRSFMAIREDEIAAQACGIDTFSFKKKSLVISAVYAGIGGSLFAHYMNYLQPIMFDMAKSTEVASAVVFGGLGSLTGSILASIILTGVPELLRPLFQWRLVFYGLVLVGTIVLRPQGIMGGKEISFVGLKKVFRFRLKEENSNNAHSGNK, encoded by the coding sequence ATGCAATACCTTGAAGGAATAATCATTTTAATTTGCATAAATCTCATGGTTGTGGTTGGCTTGTCACTATTGACGGGATTTACAGGACTTTTTAGCTTCGGGCATGCGGCGTATATGGCCATAGGGGCATATACCTCTGCTCTCATTACCACAAAATTAGGAGTGCCGTTTTTCGTTGGGATAATCGCAGGTGCTATCGTTGCGGGGTTGGCAGGATGGCTTATTGGCACAGCCACGCTAAAGCTTGTGGGGGACTATTTTGCTATTGCATCTTTGGGTTTCGGTGAGACAATAAGATTATTGCTGGATAATGGAGGAAAGGTAACCGGAGGGGCGAGAGGCTTTGGGGGTATTCCCTACCAGACCACCCTTCTCATTGCCGTAACTGTTGCTTTTCTGGCCGTCGTTGTTATGAGGAACATCATTTTGTCAAGGTACGGCCGGTCTTTTATGGCCATAAGGGAGGATGAAATCGCAGCTCAAGCCTGCGGCATCGATACCTTTTCATTCAAGAAAAAATCCCTGGTGATTTCTGCTGTATATGCTGGTATCGGTGGGTCGCTCTTTGCCCATTATATGAATTATCTGCAGCCTATAATGTTTGACATGGCTAAATCTACAGAAGTTGCTTCCGCAGTGGTCTTTGGAGGTCTCGGAAGCCTGACGGGATCAATTTTGGCCAGCATTATATTGACGGGGGTACCAGAACTTTTGAGGCCCCTTTTCCAGTGGAGACTGGTTTTTTACGGTTTAGTTCTCGTAGGTACCATAGTTCTCAGGCCTCAGGGCATTATGGGAGGAAAAGAAATAAGCTTTGTGGGATTGAAAAAGGTTTTCAGATTCAGGTTAAAGGAGGAAAATAGTAATAATGCCCATTCTGGAAATAAATAA
- a CDS encoding saccharopine dehydrogenase NADP-binding domain-containing protein: MDNFAFIIHPIEVSDVSRKFKLMKHLPEGAVEKIMKNIPPVKVSHITGVKSPYNEIEGWFVGCPLTTRQMMNLPEDFVLKKIIQAGKLAEKLGARIVGLGAFTSVVGDAGVTIAQNLNIAVTTGNSYTVATALEGAKKAAQIMGHDIKNSEVVIVGATGSIGKVCAQMLAKECKYMTLVGRQIKKLEDIAEKILREMGLSVRITSDIHSALKRADVIITVTSSVDSVIDADDLKPGAVVCDVARPRDVSKEVAEKRNDVLIIEGGVVEVPGDVDFHFNFGFPPKTSYACMAETMMLALEGRYENFTLGRELTVKQVEEISAIAKKHGFKLAGFRSFERAVTQSEIEAVKKNARAKLSVSMAKDSEYKAKPYAVTT; this comes from the coding sequence ATGGACAATTTCGCATTCATTATCCATCCCATCGAAGTATCGGATGTATCAAGGAAATTTAAGCTTATGAAACATTTGCCGGAGGGCGCTGTAGAGAAAATAATGAAAAATATTCCTCCAGTGAAGGTTTCACATATTACAGGAGTTAAAAGTCCGTATAACGAGATTGAAGGCTGGTTTGTAGGATGCCCCCTTACCACCAGACAGATGATGAACTTGCCGGAAGATTTTGTACTCAAAAAAATAATACAGGCAGGCAAGCTGGCGGAAAAATTGGGGGCACGGATCGTGGGCCTGGGAGCATTTACATCGGTGGTGGGAGATGCGGGGGTTACCATTGCGCAAAATCTAAATATCGCTGTTACCACGGGAAACAGCTATACAGTTGCTACCGCTCTGGAAGGCGCAAAAAAAGCGGCTCAAATAATGGGCCATGACATAAAAAATTCAGAAGTGGTCATTGTCGGCGCTACAGGCTCAATAGGAAAGGTATGCGCCCAGATGCTGGCAAAAGAATGTAAATATATGACGCTGGTAGGCCGCCAAATAAAAAAATTGGAAGATATTGCTGAAAAAATTTTAAGGGAAATGGGACTTTCGGTCAGGATAACCTCCGATATTCATTCAGCATTAAAAAGGGCTGATGTGATCATCACTGTCACAAGCAGCGTGGATTCCGTAATTGATGCCGACGACCTGAAGCCCGGCGCCGTAGTATGTGATGTGGCCAGGCCACGGGACGTTTCCAAAGAAGTGGCTGAGAAAAGAAACGACGTGCTGATCATCGAAGGCGGCGTGGTGGAAGTGCCTGGAGATGTGGACTTTCATTTTAACTTTGGATTTCCGCCAAAAACATCTTATGCGTGTATGGCAGAGACCATGATGCTGGCCCTGGAGGGGCGTTACGAAAACTTTACATTAGGAAGAGAACTTACCGTCAAGCAGGTGGAGGAAATATCTGCCATTGCAAAAAAGCACGGCTTTAAGCTGGCGGGATTCAGGAGCTTCGAGAGAGCCGTGACCCAGAGCGAGATTGAAGCCGTGAAGAAAAACGCCCGGGCAAAGCTATCGGTATCCATGGCTAAAGACAGTGAATATAAGGCAAAACCGTATGCCGTGACGACATAA
- a CDS encoding DUF917 domain-containing protein: MTVSKIENKEELRDFIDGCTLLGVGGGGNPEEGFAALAGILEETGSIEWKDVDSLSDDSIAICTFLMGSTAPLTEEKKKKMVELGLTKKKYPLNLANAVQEWENFMGKKVDVLVPLEIGGSNMPVPMAVAKRLGKTIVDGDYAGRAIPEIFQISLMMEDVKFWPAASVDKYGNICIIKDAISNELAERIGKYLSEVAFGSTGLAGFPVTGKQLKRLLVKGSMSKAMKIGMALREVREKGVSLEEKLKEFGGKLVFEGRVVKKDWKDEEGYYQGVHTIEGTRKFIGNKAEIYFKNENHIFWVDGNSVVTSPDLIANVNPANVKPLRNEEIEVGTYMQTFALPCDPILREEKVIKRLEPRYFGFDIDYKPFN; encoded by the coding sequence ATGACAGTATCAAAGATAGAAAACAAAGAAGAGCTCAGGGATTTCATAGACGGATGTACTCTGCTGGGCGTAGGGGGAGGAGGCAACCCTGAAGAGGGGTTTGCCGCTCTTGCTGGGATCCTTGAAGAAACAGGTTCCATAGAGTGGAAGGATGTAGACAGCCTAAGTGACGACAGCATAGCCATCTGCACCTTCTTAATGGGGTCAACCGCACCGCTTACGGAAGAGAAAAAGAAAAAGATGGTTGAACTGGGACTTACGAAAAAAAAATACCCCCTGAACCTGGCAAATGCAGTGCAGGAATGGGAAAACTTCATGGGTAAAAAAGTAGATGTGCTTGTGCCTCTAGAAATAGGAGGTTCAAACATGCCTGTCCCCATGGCTGTAGCAAAGAGACTTGGGAAAACAATTGTAGACGGCGATTATGCAGGCAGGGCCATACCGGAAATATTCCAGATAAGTTTGATGATGGAAGATGTAAAGTTCTGGCCTGCCGCTAGTGTAGACAAGTATGGCAACATATGCATCATAAAAGATGCCATTAGCAATGAACTGGCAGAGAGAATTGGTAAGTATCTAAGCGAAGTGGCTTTTGGCTCCACGGGACTGGCAGGCTTTCCGGTAACTGGTAAACAACTAAAGCGGTTACTCGTAAAAGGTTCTATGAGCAAAGCCATGAAAATTGGCATGGCGTTGAGAGAAGTGAGAGAAAAGGGGGTGAGCCTGGAGGAGAAACTGAAGGAATTTGGAGGAAAACTTGTCTTTGAAGGAAGAGTAGTGAAAAAGGATTGGAAAGACGAGGAGGGGTATTATCAGGGAGTTCATACCATAGAAGGTACAAGAAAGTTCATCGGGAACAAAGCGGAAATATACTTCAAAAACGAAAATCATATATTCTGGGTAGATGGGAACAGCGTTGTAACAAGTCCAGACCTTATTGCAAACGTCAATCCGGCAAACGTAAAACCTCTAAGAAACGAAGAAATAGAAGTGGGAACCTATATGCAAACCTTTGCTCTCCCGTGCGATCCCATTCTGCGTGAAGAAAAAGTCATCAAGAGGCTTGAACCAAGATATTTCGGATTCGATATCGATTACAAACCTTTTAATTAA
- a CDS encoding quinate 5-dehydrogenase, translating into MKHVLSVSIGSSKRDHKVEIELLGEKFIIERRGTDGDIKRAIEIIKEMDGKVSAFGMGGIDLYLCAGNRRYIIRDAMPIARAAKISPIVDGSGLKNTLERKVIDYLVRENKVDFKGKKVLLVSGMDRFGMAESLEKAGCDMVLGDLIFALGIPLPLHSLKSLDILAKLAAPIVCKLPFKMLYPTGEKQEKVDTRHRRFYDEADIIAGDFHFIRRYMPPEIPGKIILTNTVTKDDVKMLSQRGARMLITTTPELDGRSFGTNVMEGVLVSFSDKPYKSLTPKDYEDLLEKIGFAPRIEILN; encoded by the coding sequence ATGAAACACGTGCTTAGCGTGAGCATCGGGTCTTCAAAAAGAGACCATAAAGTGGAAATAGAACTGCTGGGGGAAAAGTTTATAATCGAGCGCCGGGGCACCGATGGAGATATAAAAAGGGCTATTGAGATCATAAAGGAGATGGATGGTAAGGTCAGCGCCTTCGGCATGGGCGGGATAGACCTTTATCTTTGTGCGGGCAACAGGAGGTACATAATCAGGGATGCAATGCCCATCGCCCGGGCGGCAAAAATTTCTCCCATAGTGGACGGTTCCGGTCTCAAAAATACTCTGGAACGAAAAGTGATAGATTATCTTGTCAGGGAAAACAAGGTGGACTTCAAGGGCAAAAAAGTGCTGCTGGTATCGGGCATGGACAGGTTTGGAATGGCCGAATCACTGGAAAAAGCCGGGTGTGACATGGTGCTGGGGGACCTTATATTTGCGCTGGGGATACCGTTACCGCTGCATTCTCTGAAAAGCCTCGACATACTGGCAAAATTGGCGGCGCCGATAGTATGCAAGCTGCCCTTCAAAATGCTTTATCCCACCGGGGAAAAACAGGAAAAGGTGGACACCAGGCACCGAAGGTTTTATGATGAAGCGGATATCATCGCCGGAGATTTTCACTTTATAAGAAGGTATATGCCGCCGGAAATCCCGGGGAAAATCATACTGACCAATACCGTTACAAAAGATGATGTGAAGATGCTTTCCCAAAGAGGTGCCAGAATGCTCATCACCACTACGCCGGAGCTTGATGGTAGGTCCTTTGGCACCAATGTTATGGAAGGGGTTCTGGTGTCCTTTTCCGATAAGCCGTATAAATCCCTCACTCCAAAAGATTATGAGGACCTGCTGGAGAAGATAGGATTTGCTCCGAGGATTGAAATATTAAATTGA
- a CDS encoding ABC transporter ATP-binding protein, producing MPILEINNVTKEFGGLTAVSNLNLNVSEGELIGIIGPNGAGKSTVFNLITGIYKPTKGTIKFKGQDIGGMEPFKISKLGIARTFQNLRLFKNLSVLQNVKIANQTFAGYDILSAIFRNQKYKAQEKEIKENALKLLEIVGLSEFINEKAGKLPYGFQRKLEIARALAMKPSILLLDEPAAGMNPDESLELMEFIGKIRKDFDLTIILIEHHMEVVMGICERILVLNFGKTIVEGTPEEIQNSPEVISSYLGEVVQDDTENN from the coding sequence ATGCCCATTCTGGAAATAAATAATGTGACCAAAGAATTTGGCGGCCTGACCGCAGTATCTAATTTGAACCTTAATGTTTCTGAGGGGGAACTTATAGGTATTATTGGACCCAACGGAGCCGGTAAATCGACGGTTTTTAACCTCATTACGGGCATATATAAGCCCACCAAAGGAACTATAAAGTTCAAGGGTCAGGATATTGGAGGGATGGAACCCTTTAAAATATCAAAACTGGGCATTGCCCGGACCTTTCAAAACCTGAGGCTCTTTAAAAATCTAAGTGTCCTACAAAATGTAAAAATTGCCAATCAAACTTTTGCAGGGTACGATATTCTATCGGCCATATTCAGAAACCAAAAATACAAAGCCCAGGAAAAAGAAATTAAAGAAAATGCTCTTAAACTGCTGGAAATCGTCGGGTTATCCGAGTTTATCAATGAAAAAGCAGGAAAGCTGCCTTACGGTTTTCAGAGAAAGCTGGAAATCGCCAGAGCTCTGGCAATGAAACCGTCCATCCTGCTTCTGGACGAACCGGCAGCGGGGATGAATCCCGATGAATCATTGGAGTTAATGGAGTTTATAGGGAAAATAAGAAAGGATTTTGATCTGACAATAATTCTTATAGAACACCATATGGAAGTAGTCATGGGGATCTGCGAAAGGATTCTGGTACTAAATTTTGGGAAGACAATAGTGGAAGGCACGCCGGAAGAAATACAGAATTCACCGGAAGTTATCAGTTCCTATCTTGGGGAGGTAGTGCAGGATGATACTGAAAATAACTGA